In one window of Candidatus Binatia bacterium DNA:
- a CDS encoding zinc-ribbon domain containing protein has translation MYTDEMLTCVDCGQQFAFTAGEQEFFAMKGFTNKPSRCTDCRAARKAGRSSNGGGRGGGGMREMFKATCSQCGGVAEVPFQPRGDKPVYCRDCFATRRSSYR, from the coding sequence TGCGGGCAGCAGTTCGCATTTACCGCCGGGGAGCAAGAATTTTTCGCGATGAAGGGCTTTACCAACAAGCCCAGCCGCTGCACCGACTGCCGCGCCGCACGCAAGGCCGGCCGCTCGTCCAACGGCGGCGGCCGCGGCGGCGGCGGCATGCGCGAGATGTTCAAAGCCACTTGCAGCCAATGCGGCGGCGTGGCGGAGGTTCCGTTCCAACCGCGCGGCGACAAGCCGGTGTACTGCCGCGACTGCTTCGCGACTCGCCGGTCGTCGTACCGGTAA
- a CDS encoding fatty acid desaturase: MERVARYGTGAGLAIIHLVALCAFLPAYFSLSGFAVAAIIAYLTGVLGVTLCYHRVLTHRSLRLRKPLEYLFALLGTLALQGDPIRWVAVHRKHHANADHEGDPHDISLGFRWAHVDWLYRHNVAMPSPEEIARFAPDLYADPFYRALQHLALPLQLALAAALFALGGWAWVIWGVFARLVFSYHSTWLVNSAAHMVGYRTFRTTDRSTNCWWVALLSFGEGWHNNHHAFPFSARHGLRWFEIDMTWWHVRVLAFLRLADRIRIPSAPMRRRLAYANVRSFGTPGADTVY, translated from the coding sequence ATGGAGCGGGTAGCACGATATGGCACGGGTGCGGGACTGGCGATCATCCACCTCGTCGCCCTCTGCGCATTTTTGCCGGCCTACTTCAGCTTGTCCGGCTTCGCCGTCGCCGCGATCATCGCGTATCTCACCGGCGTGCTGGGAGTAACCCTGTGTTATCACCGCGTCCTGACGCACCGTAGCCTTCGGCTGCGCAAGCCGCTGGAATATCTCTTCGCCCTCCTTGGCACGCTGGCGCTCCAGGGCGATCCGATTCGCTGGGTCGCCGTGCACCGCAAGCACCATGCGAACGCCGACCACGAAGGCGACCCGCACGACATCAGCCTCGGATTCCGGTGGGCGCACGTGGACTGGCTCTACCGTCACAACGTCGCGATGCCGTCGCCCGAAGAGATCGCCCGCTTCGCGCCGGATCTTTACGCCGACCCCTTCTATCGCGCGCTGCAACATCTCGCGCTTCCGCTGCAGTTGGCGCTCGCGGCCGCGCTGTTTGCACTGGGCGGCTGGGCGTGGGTGATCTGGGGCGTCTTCGCGCGCCTTGTCTTCAGCTACCACTCGACGTGGCTGGTCAACAGCGCCGCACACATGGTCGGCTATCGAACCTTTCGCACCACCGACCGCTCGACCAACTGCTGGTGGGTGGCGCTGCTGTCGTTCGGCGAGGGTTGGCACAACAACCACCACGCCTTTCCGTTTTCGGCGCGCCACGGCTTGCGCTGGTTCGAGATCGACATGACCTGGTGGCACGTCCGGGTGCTCGCTTTCTTGCGGCTTGCTGACCGCATCCGGATCCCGAGCGCGCCGATGCGGCGCCGGCTCGCGTACGCAAACGTGCGTTCGTTCGGCACGCCCGGCGCGGATACGGTATACTAA